TCACAATCATACCAAGGTGCGTCAGCCAGTAACCCCAGTGGTTAGCACCGCCTTTCATACCTGCCACAACGGTGTGATCTTCCGTTACTTTTTGACGCGTTTTGAAGCCTTGCGCCTGCAAAATTCGAATGGCTAATGCTTGCGTGGCGTCAGCATCTTGCACGCTGCTCAGAGCTGCTTGATGTTTCATGGCACGCAGGGATTTTTCCTGCACATTTTCGCGAAAATGCCGCAATTCGCGGATAATGTCGGGCGTGTTACGCCCCACACAGGTGGCAATTGAAACCACCAAAAAAGCCAAGATAGCCAAAAACCACAATGCTGAATAAACATCGTATAATTCCAGTGATTTAAATAAATCGAACCAGAAAGGGCCGAATTTTATTTGATAACTGGTGTAGGGTTGGTTCTGTTGCAGTACAGTGCCAATCACCGAGGCGATAGCAACTACCACCAGCAAACTGATGGCTAAATTCATCGAACCCAGAAAACTAATAAGGCGTGCGTTGGAGCTTGGCGAGTTTCTCATACCACAAAATCGTCTTGACAGAATGAACAGATTAAAACAACAAAGGGTGGCAAAAGCCACCCCTTGTTCTACAGTAAAATATTACCGAATGGTAATGCCATTACTGCAAGCCAGCCATGTACTCCGCGACTGCTTCAATCTCGGCATCTGTCATGCCTGCGGCGATATTGCGCATCATTTTGCCAGGGTCATTGGCGCGTTCAGTTTTATGGAAATTGTTCAACTGAAGCTTGATGTAAGACGCGTGTTGACCGTTGATCGCCGGGAAGTTAGCCGCAGGGTTGCCAGCACCGTTCGGGCCGTGGCAAGCAGCACAAGCAGCAACACCAGTGGCATTGTTACCACCTTTGTAAATCTGCTCACCCAGTGCGACTTTGGTTTTGTCTGCTTCGCCGGGTTTCTTCACCTGAGAAGAGAAGTAAGCCGCCAAGTCAGCCATGTCTTGATCGCTCAAAGGCTTTGCCATTGGCGTCATCAGCGCGTTGACCCGCTCATCGTGTTTGAAGTTCATTAACTGCTTCAAAATGTAGCTTGGGTGTTGACCTGCCAGTTTAGGCCATTCAGGATTAACGCTGTTGCCGTCTGCACCGTGGCAGGCTACGCATGTCGCGGATTTGGTTTTGCCTGCTTCAGCATTGCCACCTTCTGCCCAAGCAGAAGTAGCGATACTGACAGCCAAGCTACTCAGTACAAGCATGAGTACTTTTTTCATAATCGAAGTGCTCCTAATATCTACAAAATCTGTCATGTTTTTGCACAACACCCGGTGACTCCCCATGTTCACTGAATGCCACACGTTGCCTAACCGTCTTCTCGCGGTTGTGGCAATTGCTTGCAATCATACCGAGTGCATCTTAATCTGCACCCAACCTGACGCAGGCATACCATATCCACACGCTCTACAGCTTTCCCAGTGTCTCCCTTTTCGCGGTGGCGGAAAAGGTATTCTGAAAAAAACGAATGAATTGTACAACATATTCTGCTTGTATTCCGCAAAAAATATTAGAGAACGCTAACGTTATGAACAGCTATTACCAACAGGCTACTTTTTTGCAAAGTGCCACTACCCACAAAACGCTGCCTGCTGAGGGCGGTTTAGAAATTGCCTTTGCTGGGCGTTCTAATGCCGGAAAATCTAGCGTAATCAATCGCGTATGCTCGCAAAAGTCGTTGGCAAGAACCAGTAAAACGCCCGGCAGAACCCAGTTGATCAACTTTTTTCAGTTACCCGACGCGCATTTTTTGGTGGATTTGCCCGGTTACGGCTACGCCAAAGTACCGGAAGCCGTGAAACTAGAATGGCAGAAGTTCATCGAATCGTATTTGACACAGCGAAATACCTTACGCGGGATGGTGTTGGTGATGGATATTCGCCACCCGATGACCGATTACGATCAGGCGATGTTGCGCTGGGCACGCAATAGAATGTTGCCGGTGCATGTGCTGCTCAACAAATCGGACAAGTTGACACGCGGGGCGGGAATGAATGTGTTGTTGCAAGTACGCAAAACTTTAGCGGATTACGGCATGGCTTCGGTACAAACATTTTCCGCGCTTAGCAAGCAGGGACTGGATGAGTGTTGGGATACTTTGGACAAATGGTTGGGGAAGGGGGGGTGAAGTGTTCAGGATGAGTTCATTTCCCTAGGGGTATCCTCTTCCTAGTAAGAAAAAGGAACCCCGGCCAAACAGGGGGTCTAAAAAGCCGGGGTTTAACGAACAGGTCTGGATTGGGGAAACCAAACCTGTGTCCGTAAACAAGAAACACCGATGCCGGGCTTAAGCATCATTCAGCATGTTTCTTGATATTTCACGGAAACTTTTAATAAATTAAATATATCTTAAATCTACTAAGATAGTAACGCATTCCTGCCTGTTATAAAAATAAAATACTTTAATGAGAAATGAATCCCTAGTGATGGGTGTGTGTCCACCTATTAACGCAATTCTTTTTCCCAGAAAGGTTGAGCCACTGCATTGCGCAGATTGTCAGTGCGAGCAGGAGCGGCAGACTTCTCTGCCTTGGACGGTTCAATAATGACCGTGATATTCCTTGGGCGACCCGCACGTAACAACGTCATGTTGACTTCTGTGCCTACTCGCAAATCGCCGATTATGTTTTTGACATCAACTGCACCCTGAACATTTTTATTATTCATTTTTACCACGATGTCACCGGCTTCGACACCGGCTTTTTCAGCAGGAGACCCCACCAGAACTTGGTTGATAATCGCGCCTTCGTTAGGTTTGATGCCAAAGTCACGCGCCATTGCGGTATCAATGTCTTGTACTTCAACCCCCAATTGACCACGCTCAACATTGCCGTATTGAACAATTTGGGTGATAACGCCCGCAGCGGTATTGATCGGAACCGCGAAGCCAATGCCCAAATTGCCACCCGCTTGATCACCAAGAATAGCGGTGTTAATGCCGATCAGTTCGCCATTTAAATTAACCAATGGGCCGCCCGAATTGCCTAGGTTAATCGGTGCATCTGTTTGAATAAAGTTCTCGTACTCGCTGATGCCGGGGTTGCGGTGCAAGGCGCTGATGATGCCCGACGTTACCGTTTGACCAATGCTGTAAGGGTTGCCGATTGCTACCACGAAATCCCCTACTCGCAAACGGTCGGAGTCGCCAAAGCGCATGGCGGTTAAGCGTTCCGATGGAATTTGTAGCACCGCTAAGTCAGCACGCGGATCGATTCCCACCACTTCTGCGAGGTATTTGCGCCCATCTTTCAGGGTAACGTGAATCGCGTCGGCACTTTCAACCACGTGGGAATTGGTGAGTATGTGACCACGTTGTGCGTGAATAATCACGCCGGAACCTGTGCCGTTGATGCGCCGCTCGCCCGGAGGGGCATCCCCGAAAAAGCGTTTGAAGAAAGGATCGTTCAGCAAGGAATCGTCAATTGGTTGGCGGCCTTCGGTGGCAATGTTTACGACGGCCGGGGTAACTTTCTCCAGCATCGTGGCCAGTGACGGCAATGCTTGCCCATTAATTTCAGTCGGCAACGCGCCAGATACCGCACTGGGTGCAGCAATCGGCAGGATAAAGGCAGCCAATAAAACTATCTTGGACGTGAGGGGTAACATAGCCATTTCTACTTTTCTCGGTGTGGAGTATTCAATGTTTTCAGACAGTTATCCGAGGATAAGGTTCCTTGTCAAGTGAGGTGCTGTCGGGGGTTCCAAGTGAACAGCGTTTTCATTTTCGCATAATACTCTTTTTGTTCCGCCGTATCAGCAGGCGGGGTACTAACTTGTAGCACGATATACAAATCGCCAGCTTCTTGTCCTGCAAGGCCGCGTCCTTTCAGGCGCATTTTCCTGCCGGATTGCGAGCCGGGTGGGATTTTTAAGCTTATTTTACCCGCCAGTGTTTTGACGGTGACGGTTTCGCCGAGTGCGGCTTCCCACGGTGCAATCGGTAAGTCGAGGTAAATGTGGCTGCCTTCGCGTCGGTAGAGGGGGTGTTCCGTCAGCTTAACTTTTAAAAATACATCGGCTCCGTGTGCGCCTTTTCCGGGAATGCGGATTCTTTTGTCTTCGGAGATGTCAGGTGGAATGCGGATTTGCACACTGTCTCCCGTCGGCAGGCGCACCGTTTTTAGCCCACGGTAAATGTCTTCTATACCAATGTCTAAGGTGGCAGCAGCGGAGGTGGCGTGTGCGGCATTGGCATTTCCGCTTGAATTGCGCCGCAAGCTGCCACCGAATAAGCCTTCAAAAAAATCACTGAAGCCAGAAGCGGACTGCTGATTATTGACACCACGCCGCGCAATGCCTTCAAAAAAAGACGCATCGAATTGCGGGGAATTATTATTCCAGCTTGGCGGCGGTTTGAAGTTTTGACCGGCACGCCATTCAGCACCCAGTTGGTCGTAACGGGCGCGTTTGGTCGGGTCGCTTAGGACTTCATTGGCTTCATTGATTTCTTTGAAGCGTGCCTCGGCGCCTTTTTCTGCATTGCGGTCAGGGTGGTATTTGGCTGCCATGCGCCGAAACGCTTTTTTAATGCTGTCTTGATCAGCGTTGCGTTCCACCCCTAATGTTTTGTAGTAGTCCTTGTATTCCATTTCATACCTCTGCCCCGAAGTCTACGACAAAAAACGCCGCAGGCGCGGCGTTTTCTGACGAACTATGCACTGATCTTATCACCGTTATTCAATGTTTTGCACTTGCTCGCGGATTTGTTCGATCATCACTTTAAGATCAACGGCGGCTTGCGTGGTGTCAGAATCGTTCGATTTGGAGGCGAGGGTATTGGCTTCGCGATTGAGTTCTTGCATTAAAAAATCCAAGCGCCGCCCGACGGGTTCGTCGCGTTCCAATACGGCATTGATTTCATCCAGATGCGCCATCAGGCGGTCGAGTTCTTCTTCCACATCCAGCCGTTGCGCCAAGATAACCAGTTCTTGCTCAATACGGTTGTAGTCGGGGGAAATGCTGAGTTCTTCAATACGGTTGAGGATTTTTTCGCGTTGCGCGGCAACGATGCCGGGGCGGTGTTTGCGAATCCGCACGGTAATTTCGGCAATTTGATCAAGGCGTTGGTAGATGAATTCGGCAAGGCGTTTGCCTTCGCGTTCGCGCATTTCCTGCAAATCATCGAGCGTGTCTTGCAGCAAAGCTTTAGCGTGAGCGCTGAGGATGTCTTTGTCGGGAGCGATGTCTTGTGCCACGCCCGGCCAGCGTAAAATATCGACCGCTTTGAGGGGTTCGGGGTTGTCGGTAATGGTTTCCAATTGGCGGCAGGCAATGATCAGGGCGCGTGCCAGCGGTTCATTGATGCGAATTTCGTTGGTGTTGCCGGTGGTGGGCGTGAAGCGCAAGCTGGCTTCAAACTTGCCGCGCTTGAGGTTGGTTTGGATGGTTTCGCGGAAACTGTTTTCTTGACTGCGGAATTCTTCGGGCAAACGCAGGCTGATGTCGAGGTAGCGATGATTAACGGTGCGGGCTTCCCATTGGAGTGTGCCGTGTTCAATGGTCAGTTCGCGGTGAGAAAAGGCCGTCATGCTGCGAATCATGGGTGTTTGCTTCCAATTTATTGGGGGTAGGGCTTAATGGTAGTCGATTTGTGGGTCAAGTTCATGCTTTTGGCGCAAGATAGCGCGGGCGCACGACCAGATGTCAACATGCGCAACGCCTTGTGCGCGTAATACTGCCGCCAATTCACGGGCGGTTGCGCCGGTGGTGATAACGTCATCAAAAATCGCAATGTGGCGGTAGGGGAGTGAGGTGTGCAATTGAAAAGCTTGATGCACATTGTGTTGACGCTGGCTGGCATCCAGTTCGGTTTGCGGCAGGGTAGATTTGCGGCGCTGAATGGGGCGTGTCAGCAGTGGAATGCCCAACTGCTTGGCGAGCGGGCGTGCCAGTTCCAGCGCTTGATTAAAGCCGCGTTTGTGTAAGCGGGCGGTATGCAACGGCACCGGCAGGATGGCATCCGGCACTTGCGTTAATTGTGGCAGAATGCCGGTGGCGGTTAATTCACCGAGGGTGGCGATTTCGCGCAAATTTCTACCAAATTTAATGCCAAGTAATAAGCTGCTGATCGGTGCTTGGTAAGCAAATGCGCTCACACTGGCGGTGCAGCCGGGTAATGGGCGCTGATCTTCGGCGGATAACCAAGGCAATTCAGCATGGCAATGCTGGCAGAGCGGGTAGCCGGGAATACGGGTTTCCCCGCAAAAAGCACAACTGGGATTGAGGTGATGGCACAGTGTTTGCCAAGGTTGTGCGAGGTATTTCACGGTTTGGTAATGCCTTGCCAGTGCGTGAAGATGCTCAGGAGCAGTGCGCCTGTCATGCCGTAAATATGCGCGGCGTAAATCACGGGCGCTTCGATTAAGCTCGCGGAAGCTGATTTACCGCCTAGCCACCAATCCCATCCCGTTTTGCCGCAAACGCCGAATAAGATAATGGCGGCGGTTAGCCAGTCGCGCTGTTGTAAACGGGATAGGCCGCCCAGCATAAACAAGCCGTACAGAATCCCCGAAAAGCCTGCGTACCAAATGACAGCAGGGCTAAACCACCACAAGCCCGCGCCGACACAGAGTGCCAGCCAACCGATTTGCAGCAGTTGGGTGCGGATGCGGAACGGCAGGGGCGCAATAAACGTTAGCAGCCACAAGCCCGCTAAATTCAATAATAAATGCCAGTGATTGGTGTGCACCAGACTGCCTGACCAGAAACGCCAATATTCTCCGGCAACGATGGCGTGACGGTAATACAATAAACTGTCATGAAAAAATTGTAATAATGGTAGCAACACCGTGAAAATGATGGCGATAATGCCCGTATGGGTGCATTTGCGGAGCATGGCGGTGGCGTCTGACGTGTGCAACATGGTAAACAGTATGCCAGAATCGTGAGAATCAAATCTTGTTTATGAGGATGAGTGGGCATGAGTATGAAGAAGACCGGGCAACGTAAGCCAAGTCAGGCGGGTTTTTCCTTAACCGAATTGATGATCGTGATTGTGATCATCGGCATTTTGCTGGGTTTGGTGTTCAGCAATCTGAACGTGATGGGGGATGCGCAAAACCTGAAAGCCAAAAAAGAAGTCGGTGACTTGAAAATTAAGCTGGAAATGTATCGCGCTGACAACGGCACTTTCCCCGCTTCTGGGTCATTGAATGCCTTGGTGAATAATCCGGGAAATGCACCGCGCTGGCGGCAATACATGAAGACATTGCCGAAAGACCCGTGGGGCAATGATTACCGCTACCTGAATCCGGGTACGCACGGTGATGAAATGGAGGTTTACAGCATTGGGCCGGACAAACGTGAAGGCAATGAAGACGATGTGGGTAGCTGGCAGTTATAAGCACTCGTGCGCTCACCAGCAGGGATTTTCCTTGCTGGAAATGATGATTGTGATCATGGTCATCGGTATTTTGTATGCCTTGGCGGGGTCAATGTTGAATTTGTCGATGTCTGACCCGTTGAATGAAGAGGTGACGCGCTTACGTGAGCGCGTGCTGATGGCGCAGGATGAAAGCATCGTGCGCTCTCAAGCCTTGGCGTTGGGTTTTGGGGAAACGGGTTACGCTTTTTTTGCGCAAAATGATCAGCTTCAGTGGGAGTCATTGGATAAAGATGGCTTGCTGAAAGCCCATGCGTGGAACGGCGGTTATGAGCAGGTGCTGTATTTACAAGGGCAGGCGGTTAGCTTGCCGGATAATGATAACATTCGCCCGCAGGTTTTCATTTTGCCCACGGGGGAGATGATGCCGTTTGAATGGCATTTGCGCGATAACACCCAACGTGAGCAAATCGTGATGTTCGATAATGTCGGGCGCGAAGTTGCGCGTGCGGCGGAGGCCAACTGAGATGCGGCAGCAAGGTTTTAATCTGATCGAAATTATGTTTGCGTTGCTGTTGCTAGGGTTGGTCATTTCGGTCAGCGTGGAAACCAGTAGCGGTGATTTTGCCAGTTACCAGCGCATGAAAGACACGACGTTGGCGCGTTGGGTGGCGTTCAACCAGCTTGCGGTGGTGCAGACGAGCAAAGGCTTTCCGGCAACGGGCAAGTCTGAGGGTAAAGCTGACATGGGGCTGGATAAGTGGCAATGGCAGCAGGAAGTTTTAGCAACGCCTGATCCTGATTTGCGCAAGGTAAAAGTGAGCGTATTCCGCGAAGGGCTGCCGCAACAAATTCTGGCGGTGGAGTTGGCTTATGTGGCGAATCCTCAGCCTAAAGTGCGGAAGGTGGGGCAATGAGGTTACGCAACCGTGGCTTTACGTTGGTGGAGTTGATGATTTCATTGGCGATTTTTTCCCTGATGATTTCCTTGGCGTATCAGTCGGTGAATATGTTGCTGGATGTGGGGCGGCAGGTGGAGCAGCCACAAGCCGAATTGCAGCAGTTGCAGCGGG
The DNA window shown above is from Candidatus Thiothrix sulfatifontis and carries:
- a CDS encoding cytochrome c4 — translated: MKKVLMLVLSSLAVSIATSAWAEGGNAEAGKTKSATCVACHGADGNSVNPEWPKLAGQHPSYILKQLMNFKHDERVNALMTPMAKPLSDQDMADLAAYFSSQVKKPGEADKTKVALGEQIYKGGNNATGVAACAACHGPNGAGNPAANFPAINGQHASYIKLQLNNFHKTERANDPGKMMRNIAAGMTDAEIEAVAEYMAGLQ
- the yihA gene encoding ribosome biogenesis GTP-binding protein YihA/YsxC translates to MNSYYQQATFLQSATTHKTLPAEGGLEIAFAGRSNAGKSSVINRVCSQKSLARTSKTPGRTQLINFFQLPDAHFLVDLPGYGYAKVPEAVKLEWQKFIESYLTQRNTLRGMVLVMDIRHPMTDYDQAMLRWARNRMLPVHVLLNKSDKLTRGAGMNVLLQVRKTLADYGMASVQTFSALSKQGLDECWDTLDKWLGKGG
- a CDS encoding prepilin-type N-terminal cleavage/methylation domain-containing protein yields the protein MKTMWVAGSYKHSCAHQQGFSLLEMMIVIMVIGILYALAGSMLNLSMSDPLNEEVTRLRERVLMAQDESIVRSQALALGFGETGYAFFAQNDQLQWESLDKDGLLKAHAWNGGYEQVLYLQGQAVSLPDNDNIRPQVFILPTGEMMPFEWHLRDNTQREQIVMFDNVGREVARAAEAN
- a CDS encoding DnaJ domain-containing protein, yielding MEYKDYYKTLGVERNADQDSIKKAFRRMAAKYHPDRNAEKGAEARFKEINEANEVLSDPTKRARYDQLGAEWRAGQNFKPPPSWNNNSPQFDASFFEGIARRGVNNQQSASGFSDFFEGLFGGSLRRNSSGNANAAHATSAAATLDIGIEDIYRGLKTVRLPTGDSVQIRIPPDISEDKRIRIPGKGAHGADVFLKVKLTEHPLYRREGSHIYLDLPIAPWEAALGETVTVKTLAGKISLKIPPGSQSGRKMRLKGRGLAGQEAGDLYIVLQVSTPPADTAEQKEYYAKMKTLFTWNPRQHLT
- the gspG gene encoding type II secretion system major pseudopilin GspG encodes the protein MSMKKTGQRKPSQAGFSLTELMIVIVIIGILLGLVFSNLNVMGDAQNLKAKKEVGDLKIKLEMYRADNGTFPASGSLNALVNNPGNAPRWRQYMKTLPKDPWGNDYRYLNPGTHGDEMEVYSIGPDKREGNEDDVGSWQL
- a CDS encoding Do family serine endopeptidase; this encodes MAMLPLTSKIVLLAAFILPIAAPSAVSGALPTEINGQALPSLATMLEKVTPAVVNIATEGRQPIDDSLLNDPFFKRFFGDAPPGERRINGTGSGVIIHAQRGHILTNSHVVESADAIHVTLKDGRKYLAEVVGIDPRADLAVLQIPSERLTAMRFGDSDRLRVGDFVVAIGNPYSIGQTVTSGIISALHRNPGISEYENFIQTDAPINLGNSGGPLVNLNGELIGINTAILGDQAGGNLGIGFAVPINTAAGVITQIVQYGNVERGQLGVEVQDIDTAMARDFGIKPNEGAIINQVLVGSPAEKAGVEAGDIVVKMNNKNVQGAVDVKNIIGDLRVGTEVNMTLLRAGRPRNITVIIEPSKAEKSAAPARTDNLRNAVAQPFWEKELR
- the rrtA gene encoding rhombosortase — encoded protein: MLHTSDATAMLRKCTHTGIIAIIFTVLLPLLQFFHDSLLYYRHAIVAGEYWRFWSGSLVHTNHWHLLLNLAGLWLLTFIAPLPFRIRTQLLQIGWLALCVGAGLWWFSPAVIWYAGFSGILYGLFMLGGLSRLQQRDWLTAAIILFGVCGKTGWDWWLGGKSASASLIEAPVIYAAHIYGMTGALLLSIFTHWQGITKP
- the gspI gene encoding type II secretion system minor pseudopilin GspI gives rise to the protein MRQQGFNLIEIMFALLLLGLVISVSVETSSGDFASYQRMKDTTLARWVAFNQLAVVQTSKGFPATGKSEGKADMGLDKWQWQQEVLATPDPDLRKVKVSVFREGLPQQILAVELAYVANPQPKVRKVGQ
- a CDS encoding YicC family protein; its protein translation is MIRSMTAFSHRELTIEHGTLQWEARTVNHRYLDISLRLPEEFRSQENSFRETIQTNLKRGKFEASLRFTPTTGNTNEIRINEPLARALIIACRQLETITDNPEPLKAVDILRWPGVAQDIAPDKDILSAHAKALLQDTLDDLQEMREREGKRLAEFIYQRLDQIAEITVRIRKHRPGIVAAQREKILNRIEELSISPDYNRIEQELVILAQRLDVEEELDRLMAHLDEINAVLERDEPVGRRLDFLMQELNREANTLASKSNDSDTTQAAVDLKVMIEQIREQVQNIE
- a CDS encoding ComF family protein, which gives rise to MKYLAQPWQTLCHHLNPSCAFCGETRIPGYPLCQHCHAELPWLSAEDQRPLPGCTASVSAFAYQAPISSLLLGIKFGRNLREIATLGELTATGILPQLTQVPDAILPVPLHTARLHKRGFNQALELARPLAKQLGIPLLTRPIQRRKSTLPQTELDASQRQHNVHQAFQLHTSLPYRHIAIFDDVITTGATARELAAVLRAQGVAHVDIWSCARAILRQKHELDPQIDYH